Proteins encoded by one window of Xylella fastidiosa:
- the murU gene encoding N-acetylmuramate alpha-1-phosphate uridylyltransferase MurU, which translates to MKALIFAAGIGQRMRPLTNYTPKPLLCAGGEPLIVWNLRKLAALGISEVVINTAWLSEQFPEILGDGQRFGLRLFYSNEGSLPLETGGGMLHALPLLGNAPFLAINGDIWTDADLTRLPTEPVGDAHLMLVNNPEYHPQGDFVLQADSSVLDRTPGIPTLTFAGLGIYRSQLLADWRNIIGDTPDTHAQPPRFKLAPLLRAAMRSGRIHGTHHRGQWTDVGTPQRLHALDTWLRSPEARF; encoded by the coding sequence ATGAAAGCACTGATCTTTGCCGCAGGCATCGGTCAGCGCATGCGTCCACTAACAAACTACACGCCAAAGCCACTCTTATGTGCTGGCGGTGAACCATTGATCGTCTGGAACCTACGCAAACTCGCCGCGTTGGGCATCAGTGAAGTTGTGATCAACACCGCCTGGCTGAGCGAGCAATTCCCGGAGATCCTCGGAGACGGTCAACGTTTCGGCTTACGCTTGTTCTACAGCAACGAAGGCTCACTGCCACTGGAAACTGGTGGCGGCATGCTACACGCGCTACCACTGCTGGGCAACGCACCATTCCTCGCAATCAACGGCGACATATGGACTGATGCCGACCTCACACGCCTACCGACGGAACCAGTAGGCGATGCACATCTCATGCTGGTCAACAACCCTGAATATCACCCACAAGGCGACTTTGTATTACAAGCAGACAGCAGCGTACTCGACCGCACCCCTGGGATTCCTACATTGACTTTTGCCGGACTTGGCATCTACAGATCACAACTGCTGGCCGACTGGCGGAACATCATCGGTGATACGCCCGACACACATGCACAACCACCACGCTTCAAGCTTGCGCCACTGTTGCGTGCGGCCATGCGAAGCGGCCGCATCCACGGCACCCACCACCGCGGCCAATGGACCGACGTTGGTACGCCGCAGCGTCTGCACGCACTAGATACATGGCTAAGATCACCAGAAGCACGCTTCTAA
- the purN gene encoding phosphoribosylglycinamide formyltransferase gives MTSPSSPLRLAILASGRGSNLQAILDAIATDRLHAEVVGVFSDRPDAPALTKVLPRHRWSADPHDSPDRISFDTTLSAAIAAVTPHWVVCAGYMRILSAAFIERFPKRILNIHPSLLPKHRGLNTHARALAAGDTEHGASVHLVIPELDAGTVLAQAVVPILTNDTAETLAKRVLVREHPLLVATLELLANGRLTVDGPTPQLDTQYLFTPLRLDSQGTLTR, from the coding sequence TTGACCTCACCCTCCTCCCCTTTACGCCTCGCCATCCTGGCCTCAGGACGTGGCAGCAATCTGCAAGCCATCCTTGATGCCATCGCGACCGACCGACTGCATGCCGAAGTGGTTGGAGTTTTTTCCGATCGCCCCGACGCACCCGCACTCACCAAAGTGTTACCTAGGCACCGTTGGAGTGCAGATCCACACGACTCCCCTGATCGCATCAGCTTCGACACAACGCTCAGCGCAGCGATCGCCGCCGTAACACCACACTGGGTCGTATGCGCAGGCTACATGCGCATCCTCAGCGCAGCATTTATAGAACGCTTCCCCAAGCGAATCCTTAACATCCACCCCTCACTGCTTCCCAAACACCGCGGCTTAAACACGCATGCACGCGCACTGGCAGCAGGCGACACCGAACACGGTGCCAGCGTCCATCTTGTTATACCGGAACTAGATGCTGGAACGGTACTGGCCCAGGCAGTAGTTCCCATCCTTACCAATGACACCGCCGAAACGTTGGCCAAACGCGTGCTAGTACGCGAACATCCACTGCTCGTCGCCACCTTGGAACTACTTGCAAACGGTCGCCTGACGGTCGACGGACCAACACCGCAATTAGACACTCAGTACCTGTTTACACCACTGCGCCTAGATTCACAGGGAACTCTCACCCGTTGA
- a CDS encoding DUF3108 domain-containing protein — MKRFLSPVPLCLTALLIAIAPAITQSAPNITVPPVKDIPTSTATPLQEQGSSPAPPTPETLPSAEWKTLPLQPFVASYRVFYHGEEAGDAVMKVIHNKSNNVWQVNLIIRGRRGFASVLGLNIEQNTVFEIHNGVYVPLSQTTVKKALLFGKRVKGVYDWNAGTAQWSGDLKKEQHHPIQLLPGDQSILLLNLSLIRDAMPNRTLSYRCIDVGKIRQYDYRTADTTEPLQVGDLSYDALRIHQINSGKNQTILWIANGVPTPIRILQRKNSEEETDLRLIDYQGT; from the coding sequence ATGAAACGCTTCCTGTCGCCCGTGCCTCTGTGCCTGACAGCACTACTGATCGCAATCGCACCAGCCATCACACAATCGGCACCGAACATCACCGTGCCACCAGTCAAGGACATCCCAACATCCACTGCCACACCACTCCAGGAACAGGGATCCTCACCCGCTCCACCCACACCGGAAACATTACCTTCCGCTGAATGGAAGACACTACCACTGCAACCATTCGTAGCCTCCTATCGCGTCTTCTACCACGGTGAAGAAGCCGGCGACGCAGTCATGAAAGTCATCCACAACAAAAGCAACAACGTGTGGCAAGTGAACCTAATAATACGTGGGCGACGCGGCTTCGCCAGCGTGCTTGGTCTGAACATTGAACAAAACACCGTCTTTGAGATTCACAATGGCGTCTACGTCCCACTCAGCCAAACCACGGTGAAAAAAGCATTGTTATTCGGCAAAAGAGTGAAAGGAGTCTACGACTGGAATGCTGGCACAGCCCAATGGTCTGGGGACTTGAAGAAAGAACAGCACCACCCCATCCAACTTCTACCTGGCGACCAAAGCATCCTATTACTGAACCTGTCCCTGATACGCGACGCCATGCCCAACCGCACACTCAGCTACCGCTGCATTGATGTCGGCAAGATACGACAGTATGACTACCGCACGGCCGATACCACAGAACCGTTGCAAGTCGGCGACCTGAGTTACGACGCACTACGCATCCATCAGATCAACAGCGGCAAGAACCAAACCATCCTCTGGATCGCTAATGGCGTACCGACCCCGATACGCATCCTGCAACGTAAAAATAGTGAAGAAGAAACCGATCTACGCCTCATTGATTACCAAGGGACTTGA
- the hda gene encoding DnaA regulatory inactivator Hda, with protein sequence MSVSQLPLALRYSSDQRFETYLHAPSGLIAQLRALVDQCSREWIYLVGASGSGKTHLALALCAAAEQVGQSVAYLPLQVAVGRLRDALEALEGCVLVVLDGLQAIVGMREDEIALFDFHNRARAAGITLLYTARAIPDGLGLTLPDLRSRVAQCIRIALPTLDDVGRASVLRERAQRRGLMLDEAAIEWLLSRGDRDLGSLVMLLERLDRESLATKRRVTIPFLRHVLAEGGG encoded by the coding sequence GTGAGTGTTTCGCAGCTTCCGCTGGCCTTGCGTTATTCTTCAGATCAGCGTTTTGAAACCTATCTGCACGCTCCCTCTGGTTTGATTGCGCAACTGCGTGCTCTGGTCGATCAGTGCTCACGGGAGTGGATCTATCTTGTGGGTGCTTCCGGGAGTGGTAAGACGCATTTGGCATTGGCGTTGTGTGCGGCTGCCGAGCAGGTCGGGCAGTCAGTGGCTTACTTGCCGCTACAGGTTGCCGTAGGGCGCTTACGCGATGCGTTGGAAGCGCTGGAAGGCTGTGTCTTGGTCGTGTTGGATGGTTTGCAGGCGATCGTTGGGATGCGTGAGGACGAGATTGCGTTATTCGACTTTCATAATCGCGCGCGTGCGGCTGGTATTACGTTGTTGTATACGGCCCGCGCTATCCCTGATGGGCTTGGGTTGACGTTGCCGGATTTGCGTTCACGTGTGGCGCAGTGCATCCGTATTGCGTTGCCTACGCTGGATGATGTCGGCCGTGCATCCGTGTTGCGTGAACGTGCGCAACGTCGCGGGCTGATGTTGGATGAGGCTGCAATTGAGTGGCTGTTGAGTCGTGGTGATCGTGATTTAGGCAGTTTGGTGATGTTGCTGGAAAGGCTTGATCGTGAATCGCTAGCCACAAAGCGGCGCGTCACCATTCCGTTCTTGCGTCATGTGCTTGCCGAGGGTGGGGGTTGA
- the tmk gene encoding dTMP kinase: protein MHDQIIPCGMLVAIEGIDGAGKTTLARSLALKLRGVGLETVVSKEPTNGPWGTLLRQSAVTGRFSPEEEVDVLLRDRRQHVEDLIVPMIGRGAVVILDRYFPSMVAYQGAAGLPVDALLEANAFAPRPDVLLLLDVPPVIGLQRIWERGSTPNHFETTENLSRCRDIFLALELPSKRVIDATANAETVFSAALGLVMEVLRVRLGALGAVVLERLAG, encoded by the coding sequence ATGCACGATCAGATCATTCCATGTGGGATGCTCGTCGCCATCGAGGGGATTGATGGTGCCGGAAAGACCACGTTAGCTCGGAGTTTGGCGCTTAAGTTACGAGGTGTCGGGTTGGAAACGGTGGTCAGTAAGGAGCCGACCAACGGTCCATGGGGCACGCTGTTGCGGCAGTCTGCTGTGACCGGGCGTTTTTCCCCCGAGGAGGAGGTTGATGTGTTGTTGCGTGATCGTCGCCAGCATGTTGAAGATCTTATTGTTCCGATGATCGGCCGTGGTGCGGTGGTGATCTTGGACCGCTATTTCCCGTCGATGGTGGCTTATCAGGGCGCTGCCGGGTTACCAGTGGATGCTTTGCTTGAGGCCAATGCGTTTGCTCCACGTCCGGATGTTCTGTTGTTGCTGGATGTGCCGCCAGTGATTGGTTTGCAGCGTATCTGGGAGCGGGGGAGCACGCCAAATCACTTTGAAACTACGGAAAATCTGTCGCGTTGCCGTGACATTTTCCTAGCATTGGAACTGCCATCTAAACGGGTGATTGATGCAACGGCCAATGCTGAAACGGTGTTCTCTGCGGCACTGGGCTTGGTGATGGAGGTATTGCGGGTGCGTCTGGGCGCATTAGGTGCGGTGGTGTTGGAGCGTCTTGCTGGCTAA
- a CDS encoding M13 family metallopeptidase, which translates to MPHKYQWLPLSLAVAMTLASCNRNAPAPVAIPTPNPTPKTNTNDIDLSTLPPVIRFTASDLDPTGNPCTDLHTYVNGNWLKANPVPSDRTSWGAFQMLDERSNAIQRQLIEHAAADPQSSGIKKILSDLWNTGMDEAKIETQGIDPLKTDLAAIDAITNQDTLVNYLRSTAAKGQGELFTLSAYPDFKDPTRNIAYISQSGLGLPDPEYYTKPANKDKLLAYKAHIAKVLELSGMAAADAAKHADKIIAFETRLAKVSKTTQQIARDVTLHYNPVTPTQANKLTPHWSWTEAFKAQGVPLPDMFSLAIPAFHKELDRMLADTDVTIWRAYLRFHTVDKASPYLSRPFVDEHFAFWNNTMRGQKEIKPRWKRVLNTINEQTGEALGQLYVKAAFPTESKVKMEALVAQLRTALKARIEKLDWMSPATKSKALAKWESFTAKIGYPDQWRSWDNLHTSRDSYLGNVLTAQQFNYTWNLSKIGKPVDKTEWGMPPQMVNAYYDPQKNEIVFPAAILQPPFFDPDAPLESNYGGIVAVIGHEMTHGYDDQGSRFGPTGKFEQWWTKADAKAFSARTTKLVTQFNSYRTEDGKQVNGSLTLGENIADLGGLNTAYDAMKNATAGQADPKTDGITREQRFFYNWATVWRAQYTPEEQAMRLKTDPHAPPHFRTIGPPSNMPSFAEAFNCKPGDAMVRHNDQQVVIW; encoded by the coding sequence ATGCCACATAAATATCAATGGTTGCCTCTCTCCCTCGCTGTTGCTATGACTCTTGCAAGTTGCAACCGTAACGCACCAGCACCGGTGGCGATCCCCACGCCCAATCCAACACCCAAGACAAACACCAACGACATTGATCTCTCCACGCTACCGCCCGTCATCCGTTTCACCGCATCGGATCTAGATCCGACCGGCAACCCATGCACTGACCTGCACACCTATGTCAATGGCAACTGGCTGAAAGCCAACCCTGTACCTAGCGACCGCACGAGCTGGGGCGCATTCCAAATGCTGGACGAACGCTCTAATGCGATCCAGCGTCAACTGATCGAACACGCCGCCGCCGACCCTCAAAGCAGCGGCATCAAGAAGATCCTCAGCGACCTATGGAACACTGGCATGGACGAGGCCAAGATCGAAACCCAAGGCATAGACCCACTGAAAACGGACTTGGCTGCAATCGATGCCATCACCAACCAGGACACCTTGGTGAATTACCTACGCAGCACAGCTGCCAAAGGACAGGGCGAGCTATTCACGCTCAGCGCATACCCCGATTTCAAGGACCCCACCCGCAACATCGCCTACATCAGTCAAAGCGGACTGGGCCTTCCAGATCCGGAGTACTACACCAAACCAGCCAACAAAGACAAACTCCTCGCCTACAAAGCACATATCGCCAAGGTATTGGAATTATCCGGAATGGCTGCCGCCGATGCTGCCAAACACGCCGATAAGATCATCGCGTTTGAAACGCGTTTGGCTAAGGTCTCCAAAACAACACAACAAATCGCACGTGACGTGACGCTGCACTACAACCCAGTCACCCCAACCCAGGCAAACAAACTCACTCCACACTGGTCATGGACTGAAGCATTCAAGGCCCAAGGCGTGCCACTACCAGACATGTTCTCGCTGGCGATTCCAGCGTTCCACAAAGAACTAGACCGGATGCTGGCTGATACCGACGTCACCATATGGCGCGCCTATCTACGCTTCCATACCGTCGATAAAGCCTCGCCCTACCTGAGTCGGCCATTCGTGGATGAACACTTCGCATTCTGGAACAACACCATGCGCGGGCAGAAAGAAATCAAACCACGCTGGAAACGAGTGTTGAACACCATCAATGAGCAAACGGGTGAAGCCCTAGGCCAACTTTATGTCAAGGCCGCCTTCCCCACTGAATCCAAAGTCAAGATGGAAGCATTGGTCGCCCAGTTGCGTACCGCACTCAAAGCACGCATTGAGAAGCTGGACTGGATGAGTCCAGCCACTAAATCCAAAGCACTGGCCAAGTGGGAAAGCTTCACAGCTAAGATCGGTTACCCAGATCAATGGCGATCCTGGGATAACCTCCACACCAGCCGCGACAGTTATCTAGGCAATGTACTGACTGCACAGCAATTCAACTACACATGGAACCTCTCCAAGATCGGCAAACCTGTAGACAAGACTGAATGGGGGATGCCGCCACAAATGGTCAATGCCTATTACGACCCGCAAAAAAACGAGATCGTGTTCCCAGCCGCTATCCTGCAACCACCGTTCTTCGATCCGGACGCGCCATTGGAAAGCAACTACGGTGGCATCGTGGCAGTGATCGGCCATGAAATGACCCACGGCTACGATGACCAAGGCAGCCGCTTTGGACCAACAGGCAAGTTCGAGCAATGGTGGACCAAAGCCGATGCCAAAGCGTTCTCGGCACGTACCACAAAACTGGTCACCCAGTTCAACAGCTACCGCACTGAGGACGGTAAACAAGTCAACGGCTCACTGACCTTGGGCGAGAACATTGCCGATTTGGGAGGGCTAAATACAGCCTACGACGCCATGAAGAACGCTACCGCCGGTCAAGCGGACCCAAAAACCGACGGTATTACCCGCGAGCAACGTTTCTTCTATAACTGGGCAACAGTGTGGCGTGCACAATACACCCCAGAAGAGCAGGCAATGCGACTGAAAACCGATCCACATGCCCCGCCGCATTTCCGTACGATCGGCCCGCCCTCGAATATGCCCAGCTTCGCCGAAGCATTCAATTGCAAACCAGGCGACGCAATGGTTCGCCATAATGATCAGCAAGTCGTGATCTGGTGA
- a CDS encoding DUF3108 domain-containing protein, which translates to MTLPRILCTLTAIGLALISLPTLAMQPFKIEYQASYMGLQANSTMTLAMIDNNQWRYTLHIQNQLVNLTQSTIFNEKNSTLRPLSNDDVATLLVKKRKIQAKYDWDTLQATWSGDIKADRRGPVALKEGDMDGLLINLAIVRDVQAGKQLLNYRLVDGGKIKPMTYTVVGKEEITVNGKTQQATKVSRTDGDNEISAWIIPGLPIPARLVQKEKGHNILELMIKSLN; encoded by the coding sequence ATGACACTCCCCCGGATCCTATGCACCCTGACTGCTATCGGCCTGGCACTTATCAGCCTACCAACATTGGCAATGCAACCATTTAAGATCGAATACCAAGCCAGTTACATGGGTCTGCAGGCCAACAGCACCATGACCCTGGCGATGATTGATAACAACCAATGGCGCTATACCCTGCACATCCAGAATCAACTGGTCAACTTGACTCAAAGCACCATATTCAATGAAAAAAACAGCACATTGCGCCCACTCAGCAATGATGATGTTGCAACGCTGCTGGTCAAAAAACGCAAAATACAAGCCAAATACGACTGGGATACCCTCCAAGCAACCTGGAGCGGCGACATCAAAGCCGATCGACGCGGCCCTGTGGCCCTCAAAGAAGGTGATATGGACGGACTCCTCATCAACCTGGCCATCGTCCGCGACGTACAAGCCGGCAAGCAACTGCTGAATTACCGCCTGGTTGATGGCGGGAAAATAAAGCCAATGACCTACACCGTCGTCGGCAAAGAAGAGATCACCGTTAACGGTAAAACCCAGCAGGCAACCAAGGTTTCCCGCACGGATGGCGATAATGAAATCAGCGCCTGGATTATCCCCGGTCTCCCGATACCAGCACGCTTAGTTCAAAAAGAGAAAGGCCACAACATCTTGGAGCTGATGATCAAATCACTGAATTGA
- the purM gene encoding phosphoribosylformylglycinamidine cyclo-ligase, with translation MTYRDAGVDIDAGNALVERIKPLVKRTFRPEVMSGLGGFGALFNLAGKYKEPVLVSGTDGVGTKLKLAQQLNRHNTIGIDLVAMCVNDVLVQGAEPLFFLDYFATGKLDIDTATAVISGIALGCEQSGCALIGGETAEMPDMYPPGEYDLAGFCVAAVEKSQLLDGSQVREDDVLIGIASSGPHSNGYSLIRRIYERAGSPADLDIHGTRLIDTLMAPTALYVKPILKLLHTHSDAIHAMAHITGGGLTENIIRVIPPNLGLRIDANAWTQPPVFQWLQREGALADTEMWRTFNCGIGFVLVATPNQVAPLGQALDNQGLAHWQIGRVVTPVDNERVHIG, from the coding sequence CTGACCTATCGCGATGCCGGAGTCGACATCGACGCTGGTAATGCACTTGTCGAACGGATCAAGCCGTTGGTGAAACGCACCTTCCGGCCCGAAGTCATGAGTGGACTGGGAGGCTTTGGTGCATTGTTCAACCTAGCAGGCAAATACAAAGAACCTGTGTTGGTCTCCGGAACGGACGGAGTTGGCACCAAATTGAAGTTGGCACAGCAACTGAACCGACACAATACGATCGGCATTGATTTAGTAGCGATGTGCGTTAACGACGTCCTGGTACAGGGCGCCGAACCCTTGTTCTTCCTGGACTACTTTGCAACCGGCAAACTTGATATAGACACCGCCACGGCAGTCATCAGCGGTATCGCACTAGGCTGCGAGCAATCCGGCTGCGCACTGATCGGCGGTGAAACCGCCGAAATGCCAGACATGTATCCACCCGGAGAATACGATCTAGCAGGCTTCTGTGTCGCTGCTGTCGAAAAATCTCAACTCCTGGATGGCAGCCAAGTACGCGAAGACGATGTCCTCATCGGCATTGCCTCCTCAGGTCCACACTCAAATGGCTATTCATTGATCCGACGTATCTATGAGCGTGCCGGATCACCTGCCGACCTGGATATCCACGGAACCCGCCTAATCGACACATTAATGGCGCCCACCGCGTTATACGTCAAACCAATACTGAAACTTCTACACACCCACAGCGACGCAATCCACGCAATGGCCCACATCACCGGCGGCGGCTTGACAGAGAACATCATCCGCGTGATTCCACCCAACCTGGGTTTGCGCATTGATGCCAACGCGTGGACACAACCGCCCGTGTTCCAATGGCTACAGCGCGAAGGCGCGCTAGCCGATACCGAAATGTGGCGCACTTTTAACTGTGGCATCGGCTTCGTATTAGTCGCCACACCCAACCAGGTAGCCCCCCTGGGACAAGCACTTGACAACCAAGGCTTGGCACACTGGCAGATAGGCCGGGTCGTTACCCCTGTTGACAATGAGCGGGTACACATCGGCTGA
- a CDS encoding DUF2066 domain-containing protein translates to MPYFGQQSLFCISHAMELSMRYRFFLFIALCAVLPVVPAVAQRAPHIQSDVAKEQSIYEAEVPVNSQGDSDRKAGIARALSIVLGKVTGDRSRNAKLRPEVSQALRDAAVFVDSYDYRQDQGSSPGGAPTSRTMLTVHFRPDEVNALVGALALPLWPQPRPKPVLWLAIDDGSGPRLVGVQQSRAVRSVLDRAIERGYRLGLPAGRSEEQALVTAIWRRDVSAVLSASTRYTSSMQLVGKLYRSGNGWAADWIFVDGGEQVASWSSSNADALRVMADGADGAADALVKRYAKVPLTGTPGVYRVGINGIRSADDYLRVSAALQRVPVVRSMIPVKASAERLEVYLDLMTGITGLNRMLGGDSALQPVAAATLESPQSEGELVEYVLK, encoded by the coding sequence ATGCCTTATTTCGGGCAACAATCTCTATTCTGCATATCCCATGCCATGGAATTATCAATGCGTTACCGTTTTTTTCTGTTCATTGCTTTGTGTGCTGTGCTGCCGGTCGTTCCGGCTGTGGCGCAACGTGCCCCGCACATTCAGAGCGATGTGGCCAAGGAGCAAAGTATTTATGAGGCCGAGGTGCCGGTGAATAGTCAGGGTGACAGTGACCGGAAAGCTGGTATTGCGCGTGCGCTGTCCATTGTGCTTGGCAAGGTGACAGGTGATCGCAGTCGCAATGCAAAGTTACGTCCTGAAGTGTCTCAAGCGTTGCGCGATGCGGCTGTTTTTGTCGATAGCTATGACTACCGTCAAGATCAAGGGAGCTCGCCTGGAGGTGCGCCGACGTCTCGTACCATGCTGACGGTGCACTTCCGGCCAGATGAGGTCAATGCTCTGGTTGGTGCGCTGGCGTTGCCGTTATGGCCGCAGCCTAGACCCAAGCCCGTGTTGTGGCTGGCTATTGATGATGGCAGTGGTCCGCGTTTGGTTGGGGTGCAGCAGTCCAGGGCGGTACGCAGTGTGCTCGATCGCGCAATTGAGCGTGGCTACAGGTTAGGTTTGCCGGCTGGAAGGTCGGAGGAGCAAGCCTTGGTGACTGCCATTTGGCGGCGTGATGTGAGTGCGGTGCTGAGCGCTTCGACCCGTTACACATCTTCGATGCAGCTGGTTGGTAAATTGTATCGTTCAGGGAATGGTTGGGCTGCGGATTGGATTTTTGTGGATGGTGGTGAGCAGGTGGCGAGTTGGTCCAGTAGCAATGCGGATGCGTTGCGGGTGATGGCCGATGGTGCTGATGGTGCTGCGGACGCTTTGGTCAAGCGTTATGCCAAGGTGCCGTTAACGGGGACACCGGGGGTCTATCGGGTTGGAATTAATGGTATCCGTAGTGCTGACGATTACTTGCGTGTGTCTGCTGCATTGCAGAGGGTTCCTGTGGTACGCAGCATGATTCCTGTGAAGGCGAGTGCTGAACGTCTGGAGGTGTATTTGGATTTGATGACGGGTATCACCGGTCTGAATCGCATGTTGGGTGGCGATAGTGCGTTGCAGCCGGTTGCTGCAGCCACGTTGGAGTCGCCACAGAGTGAAGGTGAGCTTGTGGAGTATGTTCTGAAATGA
- the fabA gene encoding 3-hydroxyacyl-[acyl-carrier-protein] dehydratase FabA: MSRQHAYSREELLATARGELFSHSNARLPNDPMLMFDRITEIYADGGSHGKGIVNAELDIRPDLWFFGCHFLGDPVMPGCLGLDAMWQLTGFFLTWSGATPGYGRALGCGEVKFTGQVLPNAKLVRYEVEMTKIINRTLVIGQANARMLVDNREIYFAKDLRVGMFNNTESF, translated from the coding sequence ATGTCCCGGCAACATGCGTATTCACGCGAAGAACTGCTGGCAACCGCGCGTGGCGAACTCTTCAGTCACAGCAACGCCCGCCTGCCGAATGATCCAATGCTGATGTTTGACAGAATCACCGAAATTTATGCAGACGGCGGCTCACACGGTAAGGGTATCGTCAATGCGGAACTTGATATTCGGCCAGACTTGTGGTTCTTCGGTTGTCATTTCCTCGGTGACCCAGTGATGCCTGGCTGTCTCGGCCTGGACGCCATGTGGCAACTCACCGGTTTTTTTCTAACATGGAGCGGCGCAACCCCCGGATACGGTCGTGCATTGGGCTGTGGCGAAGTCAAGTTCACAGGTCAAGTACTGCCAAACGCAAAATTGGTGCGTTACGAAGTAGAGATGACCAAAATCATCAACCGCACACTGGTCATTGGTCAGGCTAATGCCCGGATGTTGGTAGATAATCGTGAGATATATTTCGCCAAAGACCTACGCGTAGGTATGTTCAACAACACAGAATCTTTTTAG
- a CDS encoding AI-2E family transporter: MMFSPEVEIARFLRRLKWYVLVGGVLWMAWLLTPVLIPFVLSVFLGWLADPLVKRVEWVGVSRAMAVCFVFFLVVLLLVLVLMIFVPLIERQVVTLINTFPQMHDWVVNTVIPWVEQKTGSQLRTWLDPEQMIQWMHSNWEQAGGVARGLFGYVSRSGFVMVTWVINLALLPILSFYFLRDWDKWVERVAAAIPRAYIGTVSRLATEANEVLGAFIRGQFLVMLALGAIYAVGLSLVGLRLGLLIGLIAGLISFIPYLGAITGVVLALIAVIVQVHGLDLQLLVLVGVVFGVGQLLESYVLTPRIVGDKIGLHPVAVIFSVMAGGQLFGFVGMLLALPVAAVVNVLLRYAHERYIESEFYKGQYLAVALHECKSDENCDGKKDAV, from the coding sequence ATGATGTTTTCGCCTGAAGTTGAAATTGCCCGGTTTCTGCGTCGTTTGAAGTGGTACGTGTTGGTTGGGGGCGTCCTGTGGATGGCGTGGTTGCTCACTCCCGTGCTGATTCCATTTGTGCTGTCGGTTTTCCTGGGGTGGTTGGCAGATCCGTTGGTGAAAAGGGTTGAATGGGTGGGTGTTTCACGTGCTATGGCTGTCTGTTTCGTATTTTTTCTAGTCGTGCTGTTACTGGTGCTGGTGCTGATGATTTTTGTGCCTCTGATTGAGCGTCAAGTGGTGACGTTGATTAACACGTTTCCACAGATGCATGATTGGGTGGTGAATACCGTGATTCCCTGGGTCGAGCAAAAAACCGGGTCACAGTTGAGGACTTGGTTAGATCCAGAGCAAATGATCCAATGGATGCACAGTAATTGGGAGCAGGCGGGGGGCGTGGCCAGGGGGCTTTTCGGTTATGTGTCGCGCTCTGGTTTCGTCATGGTGACGTGGGTCATCAACTTAGCGCTGTTGCCAATTTTGAGCTTCTATTTTTTGCGGGATTGGGATAAGTGGGTTGAGCGCGTTGCGGCTGCGATTCCGCGCGCCTATATCGGTACCGTTAGCCGTTTGGCCACAGAGGCAAATGAGGTGCTTGGCGCTTTCATCCGTGGTCAGTTCCTTGTCATGCTGGCCTTAGGTGCGATTTATGCTGTTGGTTTGTCCTTGGTAGGGCTAAGGCTTGGTTTGTTGATTGGTTTGATTGCTGGGCTGATTAGTTTTATCCCGTATTTAGGTGCGATCACTGGCGTGGTCCTGGCACTCATTGCCGTCATCGTGCAGGTGCATGGGTTGGATCTGCAGTTGTTGGTTTTGGTGGGTGTTGTCTTTGGGGTTGGCCAGCTTCTGGAGAGTTATGTGCTGACTCCGCGGATTGTTGGCGACAAAATTGGTTTGCATCCTGTGGCAGTCATTTTTTCGGTGATGGCTGGCGGTCAGTTGTTCGGTTTCGTGGGTATGTTACTGGCGCTGCCTGTCGCTGCTGTGGTGAATGTGCTGTTGCGTTATGCGCATGAGCGTTATATCGAAAGTGAGTTTTATAAAGGTCAGTATTTGGCGGTCGCGTTGCATGAGTGTAAAAGCGATGAGAACTGTGATGGCAAAAAGGACGCGGTGTGA